A segment of the Sanyastnella coralliicola genome:
ACCACCGTTTCTACGGAGATAGATGAACCCATCTTTCGTGATGTAGTGTACGAACCAGGCAATCTCATCAGCATGGGCTTCAATCACTACTTTGTACTTGGCTTCTGGGTTGATGATTCCTACAACACTTCCGTAAGTGTCTACCCAGTAGTCATCGATGTACGGCTTGATGTAGTCTAGCCAGAGCTCTTGCCCTGCACTTTCAAAACCAGTAGGAGATGCGTTATTCAAGTAGCGCTCCATGAACGCCATCGACTTCTTATTGACGATCTTTTTCTTTCGTGCCATGTGTGATTGTTTCAACTCAAATGTAAGAATGATCGTTTACCGTCTGACACCGTTCAACCAAGTGATTCAACCATTGATGTGCTAATTCTGTCAAGACAGCCGAACTGCCATTGAAACATTCAGGGTTATAGATAGTTTCGTATCCATGGATTCTTTGTCTCAATTAGTCTTAGGTGCCGCTACCGCGGAAGCGGTGATAGGTAAGAAAGTAGGGAACCGCGCCATCCTTTGGGGTGCCATTGGAGGTACTATTCCTGATCTCGATGTGTTATGTCGGCCCTTTGTTGATGTCGTAACAGGCATGGATTGGCACCGTGGCTTTTCGCACAGTTTCCTCTTCTTTATCCTGTTCGCCCCTGTATTAGGTTGGCTCATCTCAAAGTTCTATCGCGGACGATGGGGCAGCGCACGTGCATGGGCCTGGGCGATGTTCCTAACCTTTGTGACGCACGCCTTACTCGATTGTTTTACCACCTGGGGAACGCAGCTGTTCTGGCCAATGGATAAGCGTGTCGCATGGCATACAGTTTTCGTTGCTGATCCGCTCTATACAGTGCCACTTTTGCTGACGGTGCTTGCAGTCTTGTTCATTCGTCGAACAAAACCAGCCCGTCAAATGATCAACTGGATCGGAATATCCATTTCCACGGCATACTTGGCAGTGACGGTGGTCAACAAGAGTATTGCGAATGAAGCTTTTGAAGAAGCCTTCTCTGCGCAAGATGTTCAAGTGGAATACTTCGAAAGTAGACCCACTCCGCTCAATTCCATTTTATGGCAAGTAACCGCCAAGGTTGAAGGTGGTTATGTTGCCGGCTTCTATTCCTTGTTGGATGAAAAGCCTCCGTCAGAAATGGAGCTGATCTACATCGAACGCAATGATGAATTGCTCGAACCATTCCGCGATAGCGAGAAAATAGAACGCCTCATCTTCTTAAGTCAAGGATACTACGATGCGCAGATCACCGAGAACGGACTCCAATTTATTGACCTCCGTTTCGGGCAGCCAGATGAACTAGCAACCAACGGTGAAGGCTTCGTCTTTGGCTTCGATGTGATCGAAGGAGAGGAGGGCCTAGAGGTCACACAAAGCGTAGAATCTGAACCTGATATGGACAAAGCCTCCGAAGGAATCGAAGAACTTTGGACACGTTTGAAAGGAATCTAACGTTTCAAGGTTAGTGCTCCT
Coding sequences within it:
- a CDS encoding metal-dependent hydrolase, whose product is MDSLSQLVLGAATAEAVIGKKVGNRAILWGAIGGTIPDLDVLCRPFVDVVTGMDWHRGFSHSFLFFILFAPVLGWLISKFYRGRWGSARAWAWAMFLTFVTHALLDCFTTWGTQLFWPMDKRVAWHTVFVADPLYTVPLLLTVLAVLFIRRTKPARQMINWIGISISTAYLAVTVVNKSIANEAFEEAFSAQDVQVEYFESRPTPLNSILWQVTAKVEGGYVAGFYSLLDEKPPSEMELIYIERNDELLEPFRDSEKIERLIFLSQGYYDAQITENGLQFIDLRFGQPDELATNGEGFVFGFDVIEGEEGLEVTQSVESEPDMDKASEGIEELWTRLKGI